GAGCCCTTCGAGCCCGACGAGGACTGCTGGGTCTGCGAGGGCGAGAGCGCCCGCTTCGAGGAGTGGGCCGACCGCGCCGCCGCGGCGGTGCGGGGCTACGAGTTCGACACCTACCAGCTCGGCACGAAGGTCCCGCCGCTGCTGGAGGAGAACGACCGCCTGCTGCGGGAGGACCTGGGCCTGCCCGTCGGCGACGGCGAGGACGACGACCGCACCGACTTCGCCGGCGAGCGCCTGAAGACGGAGTTCAACCGCGAGGTGGGCAAGCGCGTCGGCGGACGGGTCGACGCCGAGGTCGACTTCGAGCGTCCGGACGTCCAGCTGACGCTGGACCTGGCGACCGACGAGGTCGAGGTCCAGGTCAACTCCGCGTTCGTCTACGGCCGCTACCGGAAGCTGGAGCGTGACATCCCCCAGACGGAGTGGCCGTGCAAGGAGTGCCACGAGACGGGGATCAAGGCCGGCGAGGAGTGCCCCGGCTGCGGCGGCACGGGGTACCGCTACGACGAGAGCGTCGAGGAGCTGACCGCGCCCGTCGTGCTGGAGGCCATGGACGGCGCGGAGGCGGTCTTCCACGGCGCCGGCCGCGAGGACGTCGACGCCCTGATGCTGGGCACGGGCCGGCCGTTCGTGATCGAGGTCAAGGAGCCCCGCCGCCGGGACGTCGACGTCGAGTCGCTCGAGGCGGAGATCAACGAGTTTGCCGACGGCGAGGCCGAGGTCGAGGGGCTCCGGCAGGCCACCCACGACATGGTCGAGCGAGTCAAGGAACACGACGCCTCGAAGACCTACCGCATGGACGTCGAGTTCGGCGCGCCCGTCGACGAGGACGCCCTCGCGGACGCGCTCGACGCGCTGGAAGGGGCGACGATCGAGCAGGAGACGCCCCAGCGGGTCGACCACCGCCGGGCCAGCCTCGTGCGGACGCGCGAAGTGTACGCGATCGACGGGGAACTCGTCGACGACCGCCACGCCGACCTCGAGGTCCACGGCGCGGGCGGGCTCTACGTGAAGGAACTGGTCTCCGGCGACGAGGGACGGACGGAGCCGAGCCTCGCCGGGGAACTGGGCGTCGACGCCGAGGTGACCGCGCTGGACGTCCTCGCCGTCGAGGGCGAGGACGAGCCCTTCGAGCGGCCCGAGTTCTTCCGGGACGGCGACGAGTGACGCGTCCGAGCGCCGCGGAAACGCGGGTGTACCCGACCAGCGTCAAATCGCCAGCGTCGTCGCGAACCCGACGACGACGAACTGTCCCAGGACACCGACGCCGACCAGTGCGTGGACCTCGCCACGTTCCAGTGTGAAGTCGACGCCGTCGTCGGCGGCGACGTCCCCGAACCGTGATCCCGTCCAGTTCGACGGCTGGCGCGCCGGTGCCGCTCATGGCGGTGAACTCGCCGGTAGCATCTGGGGGAGCAGGTCAGTCCTGGCAGCCCGACGCCGAGCAGGGCACCGTCACGTCGCCGTCGACGATGGCCTGCTTGGCTTCGCTGAGGTTCTCCTCCACGGCGTCGGGGAGCTTCGGCCCGACCGCCTGGCCCAGCACCATGGCGACGGCGTCCTCCTCGAGGCCGAGCACGTTGCGGCCCTGGACGCTCTCCCAGTTGTCCTGGACCACGGCCTCGGCGACCTGGCGGGTGCCCTCGTTGATCCGCTTGACCGCCGAGCCCATGACGACGTCCTGGTAGTCCGGTAGCGTCTTCGACTGGTCGGCGTCGACGCCGATGGCGAACCGGTCGGCCTCCTGTGCGGCCTGGAAGACGCCCTGGCCCGCAGCGGCCGCGGCGTGATAGACGATGTCCGCGCCGGCGTCGTACTGCGAGGAGGCGATGTTCGCCGCGGTCTGGGTGTCGTTGTAGTTTCCGATGTAGCCGACCCGGACGTCCACGTCCTCGTCGACCCACTCGACGCCGGCCACGTAGGCGCGCTCGAAGGCGTTGATGAGCGCGCCGTCGACGCCGCCCACGAAGCCCACGACGCCGCTGTCCGGGTTGAGCGAGTTGCCCTCGTGGGACAGTTCGCGGGTCGTCATCGTGCCGGCGAGCACGCCCGCCTGGAACGACATCTCGTGGTTGGCCCAGATGTAGCCCGCCACGTTGTCCCGGTCGAGGGAGTCGTTGATCAGCATCCACCGCTGGTCGGGGTACTCATCGGCGTTGGTCTCCAGGGCCTGGGTGTGCTGGTAGCCGACCAGCACGATCAGGTCGTAATCGGGGTTCCCGCTCTCGGCGAGGCGGGACTGCACCGTCCCGTAGTTGGACTGGTTGGTCTCCTCGACCTGCTGGAGTTCGATGTCGTACTCGTCGGCCGCGTTCTGGAGGCCCTCCCACGCCAGGTCGTTGAACGCCTGGTCGCCGAAGCCGGCCGAACTGGAGACAATAGCGACGTTTGCCGTCTCGCCGTCGCCGCCGCTCTCGGTGCCCTCGGTCTGAGTGCCGTCGGTTTCGGTGTCGTCACCGTCGTCACCGCCGTCACCGCCGTCGCCACCGGGTTCGCCGAGACACCCGGCGAGGACGCCGCTGAGAGCGACCGCCGCTCCGGACCGGAGCACGTCGCGCCGGTCGACGTCGCGCGCCCTGAGCTGCCGCCCGGACGCTGGTTCCGATCCGTCGTCTGGTGTGGTATTATCTGCCATATTCGTTCACGTTGATTTGTACGGATATGCATAAAAATACTTGTACTGTAAATGCCAGCTACAAGTGTGGTTTCAGCCGGTCAGGTATCGCCGGTCGGGTGCATTTATTGACAGCGCCACCGATCTTGCGATATGGAAACCCGACCGCTCGGCGAGACCGGACACGACTCGAGCGTCCTCACCTTCGGCTCGGTCGCACTGAACTTCATCGACCAGGAGGCGGCCGACGAGATGGTCGAAGACGCCGTCCAGGCGGGCGTCAACCACTTCGACGTGGCGCCGACCTACGGCGACGCGGAGCTGAAGCTGGCCCCCAAGCTCGACGAGCACCGCGATGAGATCTTCCTCGGGTGCAAGACTCAGGAGCGGACGTACTACGGCGCCTGGGGCGAGCTCCAGAAGTCGCTCGACAGGCTGGGCGTCGACAAGATCGACCTCTACCAGTTCCACGCGGTGACGGAGTACCGGGAGCTGCGGGCGATCCAGGGCGAGTACGACCCCGAGCTCGCGCAGGGCGATCACGACCCCGGCGCGCTTCAGGCCTTCATCGAGGCGAAGGAGGAGGGGCTGATCGATCACATCGGCCTGACCAGCCACGGCGATCCGAGCCTGATCCGGCAGGCGATCCACGACGTCGACGAGCTGGAGACGGTGATGTTCCCGTTCAACTACATCCTCGAAGCGAAGGAGGGGCCGGAGTACGACTACCGCTCCGTGCTGGAACTGGCCGAGGAGGAGGGGCTCGGCACGCTCTGTATCAAGGGCTTCGCGAAGGGGCCCTGGCCCGACGACCTGCCCGAGGACGAGCGCCCGTATAACACGTGGTACGAGCCGTACGACACCGAAGAGGAGATCGTCGAGTGCCTCCGCTTCGCCCTCTCGCACGGCATGACCTCCATCCCGAACGCGGGCGACCCCGACCTCGTGCCGACGATTCTGGAGGCCGCGGAGAACTACGAGCCGATGAGCGAGGCCGAGCAGGCGGAACTCCGCGAGCGGGCCAGCGACGCCGAGTCGCCGGTGCCCGCGCGGCTGGACTGACGCTGGCGGATCTGACTCTCGGACGACGCGTCTCATCCGGGCGACCGAAACGCTGAAGGTCGAAACTGACTGTTCAGGAAGTATCGCTGCGGAACTGCCGGACGGACGGGCCCGAACGCCTTCGTCCACGCCCCGGTGACCGGACGCCGGGGCCACCGCGACCGCGGGGCACCGCGCCGGCAGCGAGCAACTGACGATACCGACGAACATGGGACCTGATACATCGAACGTCGTCCTCGTCACGGTCGACTCGCTGCGGGCAGACGCGATCGGCGCCTACGACGCGGACCGGCACACGCCCGTGATGGACTCGCTGGCCGCGGACGGCACCGTCTTCGAGCGGGCGTTCGCGACGGGCAACTGGACGCCGTTCTCGTTCCCGTCCATCCTCGCCTCGCGGCCGGTGTTCGCCGACTCCGGCGGGATCGGCGTCGAGGCGTCGCCGACGCTGGCCGAGACGCTGTCGGCCGCCGACGTCGCGACCGGCGGGTTCAACGCCGCCAACGGCTTTCTCACCTCGCACTGGGGCTACGACGACGGGTTCGACGAGTTCGAGCCGTTCGTCGCCAGCGTCGGCTCCAGCATCTACAGCCGCTACCTCGCGACGCACCCCACCGTCGAGGCGTGGGTCCAGCTGGCGACCTCGCCGCTCCGGCGCGCGAAGTCGTGGCTCCGCGGGGAGACCGACGATCGGCCGTTCCTCGACGCCTCTCGGATGTTCGACGTGGAACACGCCGCGACCGAGTTCGTCGAGGAGACCGACGAGCCGTTCTTCCTGTGGGTCCACTACATGGACGCCCACACCCCCTACGTCCCCGCGCCGCGGTACATCCGTGAAGTCTCCGACGACCTGGTCGGGACCCACCGGATGCTGCACGCGCACACGCGGACGGGGCTGGGCTGGGAGGTCGGCGAGCGGACGCTGGGGGACCTCCGGACGCTCTACCAGGCCGCGGTCCGACAGGTCGACGCCAGCGTCGGGCGCCTGCTGGACGCACTCGAAGCGAACGGCGTCGCCGACGAGACGGCCGTCGTCGTGGCCGGCGACCACGGCGAGGAGTTCCAGGAACACGGTCACCTCGCGCACTACCCCAAGCTGTACGACGAGCTGATCCGCGTGCCGTTGATCGTCGACCTCCCCGGCGCGGAGGGGCGGCGGGTCGACCGCCAGGTCGGCCTCGACGACGTCCCGCCGACCGTGACCGACCTCATGGACGTCGACCCCGCCGAGGAGTGGACCGGCCAGTCGCTCGCGCCGACCGTCGAGGCGGGTACGGCCCCGCCCGACGAGTCCGTCGTCTCGGTCACCGTCCGCGGCGAGGAGGTCACCGCCCAGCCCATCCCGCGGTCGCTTGACGACGGCGACCTCCTCGTGAGCGTCCGCGACCGCGACTGGACCTACGTGGAGAACGTCGATTCCGGCGAGGTAGAGCTGTACGACCGGTCCGACGATCCGACCGAGCAGACGGACCTGTCGCCCGATCCGGGCCCGGACCAGCGCGACGCGATCGAGCGGTTCGGACCGATCGTCGACGCCCACGCCGAGCGCCTCCGCGACGGATCGACGGCGGGCGAGGGCGACGTCGACGACGAGCTCGCGGCCCGCCTCGAGGCGCTGGGGTACCGCTAGATGTTCCGTGCCTTCCTCCGGAACGTCATCGACGGGCCCTTCGCGCCACAGCTTCGTCGGTTCGTCGCCGTCGGCACCTTCGCCGCGGGCGTCCAGATGATCCTGCTGTGGCTGTTCGTCGACGCGGCGAACCTGAACTACCTGCTCGGTGCCGCGATCGCCATCGAGTTCACCATCGTGCTCTCGTACGTCCTCAACAACGCCTGGACGTTCCGGGCCTCGCGCAACACCGGGACGATCGAGTACCTCGTCGGCCTCGCCAAGACGAACGTGGTCCGCGGGACGGCCATCCCGATCCAGCTGGCCGTCCTCTTCGTCCTCGTCGACTGGCGGAGCATCCCGTATCTGGCGGCCAACGCCGTCGCCATCGTCCTCAGCGGCCTCTACCGATACGTGCTGGACGCGCGCTGGACCTGGGGGTGACGGCGCTCCTCGCGAGCGGCGGGCGGGCCGGTCCTCCGACCGCGTCGATTTCACAGGCAGTACGAGGCGGATGCCCCGACCCTTGAGGTCGGGGAGGAAGCCGACACCAGATGACACAAACCAT
This genomic interval from Halomicrobium urmianum contains the following:
- a CDS encoding tRNA pseudouridine(54/55) synthase Pus10 — its product is MTVLEDARAALSTGPLCDSCLGRLFADRSFGLANAERGRSLRISVALEDDEPFEPDEDCWVCEGESARFEEWADRAAAAVRGYEFDTYQLGTKVPPLLEENDRLLREDLGLPVGDGEDDDRTDFAGERLKTEFNREVGKRVGGRVDAEVDFERPDVQLTLDLATDEVEVQVNSAFVYGRYRKLERDIPQTEWPCKECHETGIKAGEECPGCGGTGYRYDESVEELTAPVVLEAMDGAEAVFHGAGREDVDALMLGTGRPFVIEVKEPRRRDVDVESLEAEINEFADGEAEVEGLRQATHDMVERVKEHDASKTYRMDVEFGAPVDEDALADALDALEGATIEQETPQRVDHRRASLVRTREVYAIDGELVDDRHADLEVHGAGGLYVKELVSGDEGRTEPSLAGELGVDAEVTALDVLAVEGEDEPFERPEFFRDGDE
- a CDS encoding BMP family lipoprotein, which codes for MADNTTPDDGSEPASGRQLRARDVDRRDVLRSGAAVALSGVLAGCLGEPGGDGGDGGDDGDDTETDGTQTEGTESGGDGETANVAIVSSSAGFGDQAFNDLAWEGLQNAADEYDIELQQVEETNQSNYGTVQSRLAESGNPDYDLIVLVGYQHTQALETNADEYPDQRWMLINDSLDRDNVAGYIWANHEMSFQAGVLAGTMTTRELSHEGNSLNPDSGVVGFVGGVDGALINAFERAYVAGVEWVDEDVDVRVGYIGNYNDTQTAANIASSQYDAGADIVYHAAAAAGQGVFQAAQEADRFAIGVDADQSKTLPDYQDVVMGSAVKRINEGTRQVAEAVVQDNWESVQGRNVLGLEEDAVAMVLGQAVGPKLPDAVEENLSEAKQAIVDGDVTVPCSASGCQD
- a CDS encoding aldo/keto reductase, which produces METRPLGETGHDSSVLTFGSVALNFIDQEAADEMVEDAVQAGVNHFDVAPTYGDAELKLAPKLDEHRDEIFLGCKTQERTYYGAWGELQKSLDRLGVDKIDLYQFHAVTEYRELRAIQGEYDPELAQGDHDPGALQAFIEAKEEGLIDHIGLTSHGDPSLIRQAIHDVDELETVMFPFNYILEAKEGPEYDYRSVLELAEEEGLGTLCIKGFAKGPWPDDLPEDERPYNTWYEPYDTEEEIVECLRFALSHGMTSIPNAGDPDLVPTILEAAENYEPMSEAEQAELRERASDAESPVPARLD
- a CDS encoding sulfatase, with amino-acid sequence MGPDTSNVVLVTVDSLRADAIGAYDADRHTPVMDSLAADGTVFERAFATGNWTPFSFPSILASRPVFADSGGIGVEASPTLAETLSAADVATGGFNAANGFLTSHWGYDDGFDEFEPFVASVGSSIYSRYLATHPTVEAWVQLATSPLRRAKSWLRGETDDRPFLDASRMFDVEHAATEFVEETDEPFFLWVHYMDAHTPYVPAPRYIREVSDDLVGTHRMLHAHTRTGLGWEVGERTLGDLRTLYQAAVRQVDASVGRLLDALEANGVADETAVVVAGDHGEEFQEHGHLAHYPKLYDELIRVPLIVDLPGAEGRRVDRQVGLDDVPPTVTDLMDVDPAEEWTGQSLAPTVEAGTAPPDESVVSVTVRGEEVTAQPIPRSLDDGDLLVSVRDRDWTYVENVDSGEVELYDRSDDPTEQTDLSPDPGPDQRDAIERFGPIVDAHAERLRDGSTAGEGDVDDELAARLEALGYR
- a CDS encoding GtrA family protein; translated protein: MFRAFLRNVIDGPFAPQLRRFVAVGTFAAGVQMILLWLFVDAANLNYLLGAAIAIEFTIVLSYVLNNAWTFRASRNTGTIEYLVGLAKTNVVRGTAIPIQLAVLFVLVDWRSIPYLAANAVAIVLSGLYRYVLDARWTWG